The proteins below are encoded in one region of Colletotrichum lupini chromosome 5, complete sequence:
- a CDS encoding amidohydrolase, which yields MTLRKAPALAGAAMELPRRTSPRQWAADAEGAIPEKLIKPWKLPPQNTYLFVNANVVDAAKGLVIENTTVKISNGLIENVGGSPADSRGNDAIVVDLQGKYLSPGLIDCHVHVSSVPGEAGLNGGFDMDATVSHLRQSFVCGRILSKGFTTVRDTGGATLALKEAIQDGVFPGPRLFIANQALSQTGGHGDRRGAHDHSGLCCGGTAGLSCVVDGVPECIRATREQLRTGADFIKIMVGGGVASPTDRIENTQFTADEIKAISEVARSYGTWVTAHAYTPRAIRHAVENGVTGIEHGNFIDKETAEFMAENAVWLTPTLVTYDAMGSDKYKGFLPPENQRKNQEVLERGLESLKIAAAAGVTICHGSDLLGPLQAEQSREFGIRQQALGNKQVLQSATVNAARMLRQEDVLGQVKEKFVADLLILNGNPLDDVSILDEPEKNVLAVIKDGRVYTSRWSKLPEDVKEPPRLIE from the coding sequence ATGACACTCCGCAAAGCTCCCGCCCTCGCCGGCGCCGCCATGGAGCTACCCCGGCGCACGTCGCCGCGGCAGTGGGCGGCAGACGCCGAGGGTGCGATCCCGGAGAAGCTCATCAAGCCATGGAAGCTGCCTCCGCAGAACACCTACCTCTTTGTCAACGCAAACGTCGTGGATGCCGCCAAAGGCCTCGTCATTGAAAACACGACCGTCAAGATCTCAAACGGCTTGATTGAGAACGTTGGGGGGAGCCCAGCCGACAGCAGAGGCAACGATGCCATTGTGGTAGATTTGCAGGGAAAATACCTCTCCCCGGGTCTCATCGACTGCCACGTCCACGTCAGCTCCGTGCCCGGCGAGGCCGGCCTCAACGGCGGCTTCGACATGGACGCCACCGTCTCTCATCTGCGGCAGTCTTTCGTCTGCGGTCGCATCCTGAGCAAGGGCTTCACCACGGTCCGCGACACGGGCGGCGCAACTCTCGCGCTCAAGGAGGCAATCCAGGACGGCGTCTTCCCCGGGCCTCGCCTGTTCATCGCCAACCAGGCTCTGTCGCAGACGGGAGGCCACGGCGATCGCAGAGGTGCCCACGATCACTCGGGGCTGTGCTGCGGCGGCACGGCGGGACTCTCCTGCGTCGTAGACGGCGTGCCGGAGTGTATCAGGGCGACGAGAGAGCAGCTCAGGACGGGGGCGGACTTTATCAAGATCATGGTAGGCGGCGGCGTGGCGTCACCGACGGACAGGATCGAGAACACGCAGTTTACGGCGGATGAGATCAAAGCCATTAGCGAGGTCGCGCGGAGCTACGGTACCTGGGTTACGGCGCACGCATATACCCCGCGGGCGATCCGCCACGCGGTCGAGAACGGCGTGACGGGCATCGAGCACGGCAACTTCATCGACAAGGAGACGGCGGAATTCATGGCCGAGAACGCCGTGTGGCTGACGCCTACGCTGGTCACGTACGACGCCATGGGCTCCGACAAGTACAAGGGATTCTTGCCCCCTGAGAACCAGCGCAAGAACCAGGAGGTCTTGGAAAGAGGTCTCGAGTCGTTGAAAATTGCCGCCGCAGCGGGCGTGACCATCTGTCATGGATCGGATCTGCTCGGCCCCCTACAGGCTGAGCAGAGCAGGGAGTTTGGCATCCGGCAGCAGGCTCTCGGCAATAAGCAGGTGCTTCAATCCGCCACGGTTAACGCCGCCAGGATGCTTCGACAGGAGGATGTGCTGGGGCAGGTGAAGGAGAAGTTCGTGGCGGACTTGCTGATTCTCAACGGGAATCCGCTGGACGACGTCTCAATACTGGATGAGCCGGAGAAGAACGTCTTGGCGGTGATCAAGGATGGCAGGGTCTACACGAGCCGATGGAGCAAGCTTCCAGAAGACGTCAAGGAGCCACCGCGACTGATTGAATGA